In a single window of the Serratia quinivorans genome:
- the dsbA_1 gene encoding Thiol:disulfide interchange protein DsbA precursor translates to MLAKVNRLLAGALLVLLLPAVAVAADYRAGEQYTRLDKPVASAPAVVEFFSFYCGPCYQFAETYHVGSTVSQALPAGTKLTKYHVGLMGKLGNELTEAWSVAMVMGIEDKIEGMLFDELQKKRAINSEQDIQRVFAAAGVDAATYENARHSLLVKGMIAKQNEAVKALDVRATPSFYVSGKYKIDNAGMASQSVDGYAKEYAAVVHYLLTTQP, encoded by the coding sequence ATGTTGGCTAAAGTTAATCGTCTGCTTGCCGGTGCGTTACTGGTGTTATTGCTGCCTGCCGTTGCTGTGGCGGCGGATTACCGCGCGGGCGAGCAATATACTCGCCTGGATAAGCCGGTGGCATCCGCCCCTGCGGTGGTGGAGTTTTTCTCTTTCTATTGCGGCCCGTGCTATCAGTTTGCCGAGACTTACCATGTGGGCAGCACCGTCAGCCAGGCATTGCCTGCGGGCACCAAACTGACCAAATACCACGTTGGCCTGATGGGCAAACTGGGGAATGAGCTGACCGAGGCCTGGTCGGTGGCGATGGTGATGGGCATTGAGGACAAAATCGAAGGCATGCTGTTCGACGAGCTGCAAAAGAAGCGTGCCATCAACAGTGAACAGGATATTCAGCGGGTGTTTGCCGCTGCCGGAGTTGATGCGGCCACCTATGAAAATGCGCGTCACAGCCTGCTGGTGAAGGGCATGATCGCCAAACAGAATGAAGCGGTCAAAGCGCTGGACGTGCGCGCCACTCCATCGTTTTATGTTTCCGGCAAGTACAAGATCGACAATGCCGGAATGGCGAGCCAAAGCGTTGACGGCTATGCCAAAGAGTACGCCGCCGTGGTCCACTATCTGCTGACCACCCAGCCTTAA
- the yncE_1 gene encoding 40-residue YVTN family beta-propeller repeat, translating into MSGTLGTPRALLSLLIATSLVVAGAAQARDAGIKPEDIKRQPLSSAVVEMAFSPSQQALFVSAPDWKEEAKSRVLRLDPATLAVQAEIPLQVKGFGVALDDAGHRLYLTQGFNGSVGVVDTTTNRALASIPVTEKSMLEKTYKDAGISGKRLEFLLEELKRFKITEDYQYRIREVKYDAQTGRLFLPGLGFGVDSVLFVVDTKTKKLEKMIPGFGYNAVGITLDEKGRRVFVSNMQGQLITLNADTLAITSTKEIQADQLLNLVYDGKNNRLLGVDQGIDRDNYRNTHLERDYVKRSSGHRVFALDADSGKVLASELTDEVPIGLLLDDRNQRVYVANRNGVRVDHGAGTLTVFDSKTLKRLQTLDLPPHPNSLALDTSNNVLFVTVKNDGASTKAGKPESVVRIQLPKN; encoded by the coding sequence ATGTCTGGAACTTTAGGAACACCCCGCGCTTTATTGTCATTGTTGATCGCCACGTCGTTGGTGGTGGCCGGTGCGGCACAGGCCCGTGATGCCGGGATTAAGCCAGAAGATATCAAGCGTCAGCCTTTATCGTCGGCGGTGGTGGAAATGGCCTTCAGCCCAAGCCAGCAGGCACTGTTTGTCAGTGCGCCGGACTGGAAGGAAGAGGCGAAATCCCGCGTGCTGCGTCTGGATCCGGCCACGCTGGCGGTGCAGGCGGAGATCCCGCTGCAGGTGAAGGGCTTCGGCGTGGCGCTGGATGATGCCGGGCATCGGCTCTATCTGACACAGGGTTTCAACGGCTCGGTCGGCGTGGTCGACACCACCACTAACCGAGCACTGGCCAGCATCCCGGTGACCGAAAAGAGCATGCTGGAAAAAACCTACAAAGACGCCGGTATCAGCGGTAAACGACTGGAGTTTTTGCTCGAAGAGCTTAAGCGCTTCAAGATAACCGAAGACTATCAATACCGTATCCGCGAGGTGAAATATGACGCGCAGACCGGTCGCTTGTTCCTGCCGGGGCTGGGCTTCGGGGTGGATAGCGTGCTGTTTGTGGTCGACACCAAAACCAAAAAACTGGAGAAAATGATCCCAGGGTTTGGCTACAACGCGGTAGGGATCACCCTCGACGAAAAAGGACGGCGCGTATTTGTCTCTAACATGCAGGGACAGTTGATCACCCTGAATGCCGACACGCTGGCGATCACCTCCACCAAAGAGATCCAGGCGGATCAGTTGCTGAATCTGGTGTATGACGGCAAGAACAACCGTTTGTTAGGGGTGGATCAGGGAATCGATCGCGATAACTACCGCAACACTCATCTGGAGCGCGACTACGTGAAGCGCAGCAGTGGTCACCGGGTGTTTGCACTGGACGCGGACAGCGGCAAGGTATTGGCCAGCGAACTGACCGATGAAGTGCCGATCGGTCTGCTGCTGGACGATCGTAATCAGCGGGTGTACGTCGCCAACCGCAATGGGGTCCGTGTCGACCACGGCGCGGGTACGTTAACGGTGTTCGATTCGAAGACCCTCAAACGCCTGCAAACGCTGGATTTGCCACCGCACCCTAACAGCCTGGCACTGGATACCAGTAACAATGTGCTGTTCGTGACGGTGAAAAATGACGGTGCCAGCACCAAGGCCGGTAAACCGGAAAGCGTGGTGCGTATTCAACTGCCGAAAAACTAG
- the mbtB gene encoding Phenyloxazoline synthase MbtB, producing the protein MKALTTMQAAYWVGRQSAAPLGGVSAHLYAEFNCCDLDVERLRQAVALLYLHHPMLRLQVTADGQQTIAPCGPQHGLHLDDFSHADTADVTHRLAEKRLAKSSQMLPLEQGTPCDISLSLLPGGHSRLHVDLDMIAGDAMSFRVLMEDLARFYHQCPAAPSDSSIAYFDYLERQQADTELQAHRTRAQAWWRERLTQLPPAPHLLRTPDRCRSDRLALQLSATETKALEQVAKAHRITLSSLFLALFAVTVGHGWRLSRFRLNVPLFHRAEENVDNLIGDFSNLVLLGVELDPAENLPAFCRRLMSQLAELIAHADYPGVSVMRDLSRLQGSMQPSPVVFTAGFGIRGKALFSDNVTRTFGPLEWVISQGPQVALDAQVAHANGGILINWDVRLDAFPDGLLPQLFATYGALLKQAANQPGSFNLPLAQWLAECSTAALARQMPVRQLLHCLLARVVPDARLTDDDDINALPLPQDGLPALLAVVNKYLSVALTPADVAANPSPAALAALICRQAPNAAEGAQMLLKVLTPKA; encoded by the coding sequence ATGAAAGCCTTGACCACGATGCAGGCCGCCTACTGGGTAGGCCGGCAATCCGCAGCGCCACTGGGGGGCGTCAGTGCCCACCTGTATGCGGAATTTAACTGCTGCGACCTGGATGTCGAACGACTGAGACAGGCCGTTGCCCTTCTTTACCTGCATCACCCCATGTTACGCCTGCAGGTCACCGCCGATGGCCAACAAACTATCGCCCCCTGCGGCCCGCAACATGGCCTGCATCTGGACGATTTTAGCCACGCGGACACTGCCGATGTTACCCACAGGCTTGCCGAAAAACGGCTGGCGAAAAGCAGCCAAATGCTGCCGCTGGAACAGGGTACCCCCTGTGATATCAGCCTCAGCCTGCTGCCGGGTGGCCACAGCAGGTTGCATGTCGATTTGGATATGATTGCCGGTGATGCCATGAGCTTTCGCGTGCTGATGGAGGATTTGGCGCGTTTTTATCATCAATGCCCGGCAGCACCGAGCGACAGCAGCATTGCCTACTTTGACTATCTGGAGCGGCAGCAAGCTGATACCGAGCTTCAGGCACACCGCACCCGCGCGCAGGCCTGGTGGCGTGAGCGGCTAACCCAGTTGCCGCCCGCACCGCACCTGCTGCGTACCCCGGATCGCTGCCGTAGCGATCGGCTGGCGCTGCAACTGAGCGCCACAGAAACCAAAGCCCTGGAGCAAGTCGCCAAAGCGCACCGCATCACGCTTTCATCGTTGTTTTTAGCGCTGTTCGCCGTCACCGTCGGCCACGGCTGGAGGCTGTCGCGCTTTCGGCTGAACGTACCGCTGTTCCATCGTGCCGAAGAAAACGTCGACAACCTGATTGGTGACTTCTCCAATTTGGTGCTGCTCGGCGTGGAGCTGGATCCGGCAGAAAACCTGCCCGCCTTCTGCCGACGCCTGATGTCGCAGTTGGCAGAATTGATCGCCCATGCCGACTATCCGGGCGTCAGCGTGATGCGCGATCTGTCGCGCCTGCAGGGCAGCATGCAGCCCTCGCCGGTGGTATTTACCGCCGGTTTCGGCATTCGCGGCAAAGCGCTGTTCTCAGACAATGTCACCCGCACCTTTGGTCCGCTGGAATGGGTGATTTCCCAGGGACCGCAGGTGGCGCTGGATGCCCAGGTGGCGCACGCCAACGGCGGCATTCTGATCAACTGGGACGTGCGCCTGGATGCCTTCCCGGATGGGCTGCTGCCACAGTTGTTTGCCACCTATGGCGCCTTGCTGAAACAGGCCGCCAACCAACCGGGCAGCTTCAATCTGCCGCTGGCGCAGTGGCTGGCAGAGTGTTCCACAGCGGCATTGGCCCGCCAAATGCCGGTGCGCCAATTGCTGCATTGTTTGCTGGCACGCGTGGTGCCGGACGCCAGGCTGACCGACGACGATGACATCAACGCCCTGCCATTGCCGCAGGACGGGCTGCCGGCATTACTGGCGGTGGTTAACAAATATCTGTCGGTGGCGCTGACCCCGGCGGACGTAGCGGCTAATCCATCCCCGGCGGCCCTTGCTGCGCTGATCTGCCGGCAGGCGCCCAACGCCGCCGAGGGGGCGCAAATGCTGCTGAAGGTACTGACACCCAAAGCCTGA
- the dhbF_1 gene encoding Dimodular nonribosomal peptide synthase: protein MSGYFDNILSDDEAQRLDLAFQTLGARAADASQPLSEAEELAWFMHQQRGDGSSQQAMAWRLGGEPDIGRLVSALEALTRLMPELDVRYDFDDEQGLRKLRGSATLNPVSIQAVLDERQAVSRLLQAQAAPLELAREAPIRFLLFTGTGAILGVVAHDILAETLSCRQLLTTLSALYNGIEPTPSFAIIPPVPTLAEASELALPWPRQATALRDYQTSVPQDELLAQAGVRIATRVARKILPAADNPATLLAAIAVRFARFISAQSGGQPVQLSVPQGDAQQASGLDAWMSTAQLKRLTLGPVDPDAESHLLAQQTAERANPQLAQLLVTWLADSSVALQLDGVSAERLLLPPLHTPFEMVLALSLPDPDSVVLELVTDPRLTPHAAPFLLEQFVAFLAGRLITTALLPAAEQPSTLHESVLATQDAQAENAEITQLILAEFRDALVAPEMTADEDFFDRGGHSLVATRVIGRLLSLHRIELNINDLFSHATARGLSAYAKRQAVAEPSAPQLAAQTQGEAVQAPLSLAQHSLWKVYEAFGHDEIFNLPFAICFLDPVDETALRQAFIDVMTRHSVLRSLFIDRDGEVYQQVVPAADLLDYGWFYFSDETPAGDASELLARAGDHRFDLTAELPLRATFLRDAATGQQLLSLLFHHVVLDEWSLNLMMDELGVAYSQRVAGQAPQWNGEVPQFHAFARQQQAGGVVQQHLDYWLDNLRDAPVGQPLFQQQPSHHPAVPADADVDGGWLEFDVDPAVADGLYAQARKNNASLFNVVYAGITSALRLLGGPADLLVGTSTSGRNDAEFFDTIGYFTTVVVHRVRFAEQLTVAGLIDQVKNTINGSMPYTDIPIDLVEEGLFGVDADRKNHMFEVFIQIHSRIKLNGAFTLQDGSRVAYRQVEPEKTASLLGLQFEVMEENLDGAKSLRVMMTYRTDHYTAHQAELIAGSIQHVFSHFAQLADGDMPLAALPPVPRQ from the coding sequence GTGAGCGGTTATTTTGACAATATTCTTAGCGATGACGAAGCCCAGCGTTTGGATCTGGCGTTCCAGACGCTGGGTGCGCGGGCGGCGGATGCCTCTCAACCCTTGAGTGAAGCGGAAGAGCTGGCGTGGTTCATGCACCAGCAGCGGGGCGATGGCAGCAGCCAGCAGGCAATGGCCTGGCGTCTGGGTGGCGAGCCGGATATCGGCCGTTTGGTTAGCGCGCTGGAAGCCCTGACGCGGCTGATGCCTGAACTGGACGTTCGTTATGACTTCGATGACGAACAGGGCTTACGCAAACTGCGCGGTAGCGCGACGCTAAACCCGGTGAGCATTCAGGCGGTGCTGGACGAACGACAGGCGGTTAGCCGTTTGCTGCAGGCGCAGGCCGCTCCTCTCGAACTGGCGCGAGAAGCACCGATACGTTTCCTGCTGTTCACCGGCACCGGAGCGATATTAGGCGTAGTGGCGCACGATATTTTGGCGGAAACGCTGTCCTGTCGGCAATTATTGACCACGCTGTCGGCGCTGTATAACGGCATTGAGCCGACGCCGAGTTTTGCCATCATTCCTCCGGTGCCGACCCTGGCGGAAGCCAGCGAACTGGCACTGCCGTGGCCGCGTCAGGCGACGGCCCTGCGCGATTACCAGACTTCCGTCCCTCAGGATGAGCTGCTGGCTCAGGCCGGGGTGCGTATAGCGACCCGCGTAGCGCGCAAAATCTTGCCGGCTGCAGACAACCCGGCGACGCTGCTGGCGGCGATTGCCGTGCGTTTTGCGCGTTTTATCAGCGCCCAGTCCGGCGGGCAACCGGTGCAACTGAGTGTGCCGCAGGGCGATGCGCAGCAGGCGAGCGGTCTGGACGCCTGGATGAGCACTGCGCAACTCAAACGTCTGACCCTGGGGCCTGTGGATCCTGATGCGGAAAGTCACCTGCTGGCACAGCAAACGGCGGAACGGGCTAATCCCCAACTGGCCCAACTGTTGGTGACCTGGCTGGCGGACTCGTCGGTGGCGTTGCAGCTTGACGGTGTCAGCGCCGAACGACTGTTGCTGCCACCACTGCATACGCCGTTTGAAATGGTGCTGGCCCTGAGCCTGCCGGATCCGGACTCGGTGGTGCTGGAACTGGTTACGGATCCCCGTTTAACCCCACATGCCGCGCCTTTCCTGCTGGAGCAGTTTGTTGCTTTCCTCGCCGGACGGTTAATAACCACGGCGCTGCTTCCTGCCGCTGAGCAGCCGTCAACCTTGCACGAGAGCGTTTTGGCGACGCAAGACGCGCAAGCAGAAAATGCCGAGATTACCCAACTGATCCTGGCGGAATTCCGTGACGCGCTGGTCGCACCGGAGATGACCGCCGATGAAGATTTCTTCGATCGCGGCGGGCACTCGCTGGTGGCTACCCGGGTTATCGGCCGCCTGCTCAGCCTGCACCGCATCGAACTCAACATTAACGATCTGTTCAGCCACGCGACCGCCCGTGGATTGTCGGCCTATGCCAAACGTCAGGCAGTGGCGGAACCGAGCGCACCGCAACTTGCCGCGCAAACACAGGGGGAGGCGGTTCAGGCGCCGTTGTCTCTGGCGCAGCACTCCTTGTGGAAGGTCTACGAGGCCTTTGGCCACGACGAAATCTTCAACCTGCCATTCGCCATCTGTTTCCTTGATCCGGTGGATGAAACCGCGCTGCGTCAGGCGTTTATCGACGTGATGACCCGCCACAGCGTATTGCGTTCGCTGTTTATCGACCGCGACGGCGAGGTATATCAACAGGTGGTGCCAGCCGCTGACCTGCTGGATTACGGCTGGTTTTATTTCTCCGATGAAACACCGGCCGGTGATGCCAGTGAGTTGTTGGCCAGGGCGGGGGATCACCGCTTTGATCTGACCGCCGAGCTGCCGCTGCGCGCGACCTTCCTGCGGGATGCCGCCACCGGTCAGCAGTTGCTTTCGCTGCTGTTCCACCATGTGGTACTCGACGAGTGGTCGCTGAACCTGATGATGGACGAATTGGGGGTTGCCTATAGCCAGCGCGTGGCGGGGCAGGCGCCGCAGTGGAACGGAGAAGTCCCGCAGTTTCACGCCTTTGCCCGGCAGCAGCAGGCGGGCGGCGTAGTACAGCAGCACCTGGATTACTGGCTGGATAACCTGCGCGACGCGCCGGTCGGTCAGCCGTTGTTCCAGCAGCAACCTTCGCACCACCCTGCGGTACCGGCCGACGCCGACGTTGACGGCGGCTGGCTGGAGTTCGACGTCGACCCGGCGGTGGCCGATGGGCTGTACGCGCAGGCCAGAAAGAACAACGCCTCACTGTTCAACGTGGTCTACGCCGGGATTACCTCGGCCCTGCGCCTGCTCGGTGGCCCGGCGGATCTGCTGGTGGGCACTTCCACCTCAGGCCGTAACGACGCCGAGTTTTTCGACACCATCGGCTACTTCACCACTGTGGTGGTGCACCGGGTACGTTTCGCCGAACAGTTGACGGTGGCGGGCCTGATTGATCAGGTTAAAAACACCATCAACGGTTCCATGCCCTACACCGATATCCCCATCGATCTGGTGGAAGAAGGGCTGTTTGGCGTTGATGCCGATCGCAAGAATCACATGTTCGAAGTGTTCATTCAGATCCACAGCCGCATCAAGTTGAATGGGGCATTCACCCTGCAGGATGGCAGCAGGGTGGCCTACCGTCAGGTAGAGCCGGAGAAAACCGCATCGCTGCTCGGTTTGCAGTTTGAAGTGATGGAAGAAAACCTCGATGGCGCGAAATCCCTGCGCGTGATGATGACCTACCGCACCGATCACTACACCGCGCACCAGGCTGAGCTGATCGCCGGCAGCATTCAGCACGTGTTTTCACATTTTGCCCAGTTGGCCGACGGGGATATGCCGCTGGCAGCCCTGCCGCCGGTACCACGGCAATGA
- a CDS encoding Flavin reductase like domain, with amino-acid sequence MNHFRPVALEHASRLLNHGPTVLITSRSQDGARRNVMAAAWSMPVEFTPPRIAIVVDKAAHSRQMIEESGVFGICIPAAMFIDTTYAVGNISGQEVEDKFSRFNIATISSATLNVPLIEQGCVAWLECRLLPESGAQQKYDTCFGEVVAAAADERVFQGGRWNFTDADPQLHTIHHLGAGNFIRSGDTLRAKSL; translated from the coding sequence ATGAATCATTTTCGACCCGTTGCACTGGAACATGCCAGCCGTTTACTTAACCATGGCCCGACGGTGTTGATCACCAGCAGAAGTCAGGATGGCGCACGGCGCAATGTGATGGCGGCCGCTTGGTCGATGCCGGTTGAATTTACGCCACCGCGAATTGCCATTGTGGTCGACAAGGCGGCGCATTCCCGACAAATGATCGAAGAGAGCGGGGTGTTTGGTATCTGCATTCCGGCTGCGATGTTTATCGACACCACCTATGCGGTGGGCAATATCTCGGGGCAGGAGGTAGAGGATAAGTTTTCCCGTTTCAATATTGCCACGATCTCCAGTGCGACGTTGAATGTCCCCTTGATAGAACAGGGCTGCGTGGCCTGGCTGGAGTGCCGTCTGTTACCGGAGAGTGGCGCTCAGCAGAAATATGACACCTGTTTCGGCGAAGTGGTCGCCGCTGCCGCAGATGAACGGGTATTTCAGGGTGGCCGCTGGAACTTTACCGACGCCGATCCGCAGTTGCACACCATCCATCATCTGGGGGCCGGCAATTTTATTCGCAGCGGCGATACCCTGCGGGCAAAAAGCCTATAA
- a CDS encoding bifunctional enterobactin receptor/adhesin protein, which translates to MSKHSAAQRHKIVGNKEKAGLQVIGAFSSLFLGLCSLSVGSVNAAAVDEKVQETADSKRNDNWQDSESLLVTGEKIKRSIFDTGSSVQVFDSERIASMPNALQVPDLLRMTANVMDVGIGNDLPTVRGIDGSGPNTGANAFLSGTRPRLNLSLDGRSLTYNEQAYGPQSLWDLDRVEVFLGPQSYIQGRNAIAGAIVMASKDPTFDWESAFKGGAGNQHSSQLSAMVSGPLVEDQLAFRVSVDRQRRRSDVDLPAYEPVGDPREVEATTARAKLLFNPAGMRELTTKLTFNHFGSTSPQNESLNPLVHPTSLRHDPRRAVFKSNTNSGVWDLAWEQSDSLTLENRVIYTDFNINRPTAYALPYADIGGKEVHVEPVARFGGPGSRLHGLAGLRYFHAKQDEFVNIFGGSTFKDKTDTNSVFAELTYAITPQVDLTAASRLEREHRQRTGGSKAVRIDFDETYDVFLPKLDLAWKPTDTQTYGAKVARGYNAGGAGITIGTPVVNYTYGSEYVWNYELYTRHHLKDANVILTSNIFYNDYKDMQLPYSLGPNSSVIRNADKVETYGAEMGATWQPRWDFELFTNVGLLKTKIKKFSGSGVDGHELARAPAYTANMGAKYQLMAGLELSGNVAFSDSYYSQYDNDSRGRIGSYWSANTQLAYTFAYGRATLYAQNLFDSERRVMVSGNDVYTATQQRPRMIGAALELTF; encoded by the coding sequence ATGAGCAAGCATTCAGCGGCTCAAAGGCATAAAATCGTAGGAAACAAGGAAAAAGCAGGCTTACAGGTCATCGGGGCATTTTCCTCACTCTTTCTGGGTCTTTGCTCTCTGTCTGTCGGCAGCGTTAACGCCGCCGCCGTGGACGAGAAGGTTCAGGAAACCGCAGACAGCAAACGTAACGACAACTGGCAGGACTCCGAGAGCCTGCTGGTCACCGGCGAAAAAATCAAACGCAGCATTTTTGATACCGGCTCCAGCGTGCAAGTGTTCGACAGCGAACGCATTGCCTCTATGCCCAATGCGTTGCAGGTCCCTGATTTACTGAGGATGACTGCCAACGTCATGGATGTGGGCATCGGTAACGACCTTCCGACCGTGCGCGGTATCGATGGCTCCGGCCCGAATACCGGTGCCAATGCCTTCCTCAGCGGCACCCGCCCACGTCTCAATCTGTCATTGGATGGGCGTTCATTAACCTATAACGAGCAGGCCTACGGCCCGCAGTCGCTGTGGGATCTGGATCGCGTAGAAGTCTTCCTCGGGCCGCAGAGCTATATTCAGGGGCGCAACGCCATTGCCGGTGCCATCGTGATGGCCAGTAAGGATCCGACCTTTGACTGGGAAAGTGCCTTCAAGGGGGGCGCGGGCAACCAGCATTCTTCACAACTGTCCGCCATGGTCTCCGGCCCGCTGGTGGAAGACCAACTGGCGTTCCGCGTCAGCGTCGATCGTCAGCGCCGCCGTAGTGACGTCGACCTGCCCGCCTATGAACCGGTGGGCGATCCGCGCGAGGTTGAAGCCACTACCGCCCGTGCCAAACTGTTGTTCAACCCGGCAGGCATGCGCGAGTTGACCACCAAGCTGACCTTTAACCATTTTGGCAGCACCTCACCGCAAAACGAGAGCCTCAATCCGCTGGTTCACCCGACCAGCCTGCGTCACGATCCGCGCCGTGCGGTATTTAAAAGCAACACCAACAGCGGCGTCTGGGATCTGGCCTGGGAGCAATCCGACAGCCTGACGCTGGAAAACCGGGTGATCTACACCGATTTCAATATCAACCGTCCTACCGCTTATGCCTTGCCGTACGCCGATATCGGCGGCAAAGAGGTGCATGTGGAGCCGGTGGCGCGCTTTGGCGGGCCGGGCAGCCGCCTGCACGGGTTGGCGGGGTTGCGTTACTTCCACGCCAAGCAGGATGAGTTCGTTAATATTTTCGGTGGTTCCACCTTCAAGGATAAAACCGACACCAATTCGGTGTTTGCCGAACTGACCTATGCCATCACGCCACAGGTGGACCTTACCGCCGCCAGCCGCCTGGAGCGAGAGCACCGTCAGCGTACCGGTGGCAGCAAGGCCGTACGTATCGACTTCGACGAAACCTACGACGTGTTCCTGCCGAAGCTGGATCTGGCCTGGAAACCGACGGATACCCAGACCTACGGCGCCAAGGTGGCGCGGGGTTATAACGCCGGTGGCGCGGGCATTACTATCGGCACGCCGGTGGTCAACTACACCTACGGTTCCGAGTATGTCTGGAACTATGAGCTCTACACCCGTCACCACCTGAAAGACGCCAACGTCATTCTGACCAGCAACATTTTCTACAACGACTACAAAGACATGCAGTTGCCGTACTCCCTGGGGCCAAACTCATCGGTGATCCGCAATGCCGACAAGGTGGAAACCTACGGTGCGGAGATGGGGGCGACCTGGCAGCCGCGTTGGGACTTCGAGTTGTTCACTAACGTTGGCCTGTTGAAGACCAAAATCAAGAAGTTCTCGGGCAGCGGCGTCGATGGGCACGAACTGGCGCGTGCGCCGGCTTATACCGCCAACATGGGCGCCAAGTACCAACTGATGGCCGGGCTGGAACTGAGCGGCAACGTGGCGTTCTCGGATTCCTACTACTCGCAGTACGACAACGACTCACGCGGGCGCATCGGTTCTTACTGGTCGGCGAATACCCAGTTGGCGTACACCTTCGCCTATGGGCGCGCCACCCTGTATGCACAGAACCTGTTTGACTCGGAGCGTCGCGTGATGGTCAGCGGCAATGACGTGTACACGGCGACTCAACAGCGCCCGCGCATGATTGGCGCGGCACTTGAACTGACATTCTGA